GATAATCTTTTTTCAGTGACTCTTCCGAGGGGCGATACTTGTCTTCTACCAGGGCGTTGAATGCTAGTAGTGGTGTTAGTGCGGTTGGATTTTTTTTCCATCGGGCAAGCGAGATCGTATTCTCCTGGACATTCTCAAGGGGGGCAAACGCGATCGTATTCTCTTGGGCATTCTTAAGGGTGTTCTGAAGAAACTCGATAGTGCTACCTTCTCCTTGATCAGTAATCGCGCTCATCATATCGATCACTTGATTGAAGGCTGCATTAGTCTTGTTTTGCTTCTCTTGGTTGTGGTCTAACTGAATTTTTGGCTCGAAGCCCGGAAACTCTTTTTCTGGATGCCCGTCATTCGTGTAATTGAACATATCCTTTTGGTATTTGAGGGCATTCGGACTATAAATTTCCTTCCATAGAGTTTTCCCATCCGAGTATTCGATATCCAGGTAACAGGCGTAACATTCGTAGAGCCAACCGATGGTTCCAAACATCGGCAAATCAATTTCCCTTTTATCGGCAGTCCAATTCGCAAACGGGACTGTGGGAAAATAGTCTTTTACTTTTTCTGGAAGAATGTTTTCTCGTGCGTCCGCCTCGCACTGCTCGATCGCCAAAAATAGCTTGTTCTGCTCCCGATTCAGCGAGTCCAACTTAACTTTTACATTGCTATTGTTTTTAGTATCTTGCAAGTTGACGATATGAGGAATGACCGTTTTGTCATCGCCATAACAGGTCCAACCATGACATTCGTCTTGGAGAAAGTCACTGGTAAGGCTGGGTTGAACATCGATCACTTTAGCGAGATTGGCTACCATTTGCAGATGCAGCATTTCGTCAATGAATACGCTAAAGACGATGTTGAAGGCTTGCTCGTTAGCCGTGGTGGGGGTTGCTGTCGTTGCAGAACCCGGCCATACGCGCCCTTTATAATAGTCAATCCCTTTGGTGTTAATTGGGTGCGTTCCCTGGATGGAATAAAGGGCGACCATGTAGAGCGGCATGGTGAACAATTCCACATTAATTGCGGCCTGAGCGATCGCCCGTACTGCTGACTTGTCTGCTTCCAAATATTTTGGATCTCGGTTTTTGATGGGTTCCAGTTTTTTTCCCAAAAGACTTGTTATCATTCTTTCACCTCTTTACTTTTTACTCACGACTGTTCCAACTTCTGCATATTTCACACATTGTTGAATCTAGTTATTTACTCAATCAATTATTTGCCTAGTTCCGGTTCATAAAGGTTGGGCGTTTTATAATTTCGGCTATTTCTTGATCAAGATCCTTATCCTCAAGTTAGGCATTTAGCCTTCTAACTATGAAATTTTGTGATTGCTCATAAAGCCCTTTTAGGCGGGTACAGGCTTTGGATACTAGCCTAGGAATTTTCTGAGGATTCCACTCTCCTGTGCAACTTCGGGTCGCACGTTAGATTGCTCATTTCTAGTACTCCGCAAATTTAACATTCCTCTCAAGGGGGGGTATCAGTGGAATTACTAGACTTTATGTAAAGAATCTCAAATTATTCTCTTTAAGAATGAATTTAAGACTGAATTTATACATATTTTTGAGGATTCAGTGTAGATGCTGAACACTGAGTATGTAGCAAGCTCATCTCTGAATACTTAGCTTTTACCTAGGGACTTCCAAAAAATAAAATCACCCAAAACAGTAATGATAATTATTCTAAATACGAGAGAGGAGGGATACGAACGACGCTCGTATCCCTCCTCCCATCCCCTACACGATAATCATTATTAGTAAAAGAACTCGAATATTAAAAATCGTCACAAAAAAGTTTACCCAAACGGTTGTCCCCAGCGCTCCCAGTTTTCTTTGTTAAAGATAATTGAAGGGCGATCGCCACTTCAAAATTAAACTCAATTCCAATTCTTGCCGTGCGCGTCGGTCAACCGGAGCATCCCACCAAAACGCGATGTTTACTGCTGTTGGCAACCCATAGCGATAATGTAAATCTTGGTAGCTGGCGATGTAATCTTTGCAGGCGTGAATCCCTTTCCACCGCTTGTTACTTCTGCAAGTTTCCCCACATACAGCACTAGTCCAGCCGCACAGTCAACAACAAAGTACAGACACGCATCGCCGGGGCTGTCTGCTGGCATTCTCCAGAACGAAAGCGATCGCACTGACAACTGCAACGGATCAATCCGGTCTGGGTCACAGTCACAGTGCTTAGGGGCTAGGTCGAAGAGTGTCACCTGCTGCACTGGCTTGGTTTCCCTCAGCCGTTGCTGATAGTCCAAAATCTGTGCTTTCCACTTCAGCAGAATATCAGCACTCATCACCAGCCCCTCAGTTCTACGTGCTGGTGTGGGTTTTACGTCTGGAAATAGGTTTACCCGGATTTCTCACAAAAAGATAAAAAAAAGGGGTCAAAAACTGCAAAAATGTATACATAGCAAGCATTTCAGCAGTTGTAAAGCATGACCCCAGTTTCAACGCGCTCTATAGCAAAACAGTTCAAATTTGAACAGGCAAAATCACCTACAGTCCATCGGTGAGAGGTTAAGATAAAGAGCCTTTTGTCAATGAGTTAAAATACTTTAAATATTCTTAATAAGAATGATAATCGTGTTGAGGGTAGGGGGAGGAGGTGAGCGTCGCTCACCTCCTCCCCCTATATTAGATTATCATTCTTATTAAGATGTTTAACTGCTTTTATAGGAGATGAAAGTGAAATGTTACTGTGTATATCTTTTTCTCAGCAACTAGAAAATTACTAGACGAGTAAAGCACTACTAAAGTACGGTAAAAGTGGAAATGGGAGAAAAATATTAGAAAATCATGAATAGTAGGCTAATATTATTGGTTTTGCGTGCTTATTAAACTTATGCGTGTTTTTGTATTGATTTTTAATGCCCACACAGAAAATGAGGGGATTCACACGGTTCGGGTAGGCGATCGCAATAAAATTCTGATGTTCGAGTCAGAAGACGACGCTCTGCGCTATGCTTTAATGCTGGAAGCTCAAGATTTCCCCACACCTACAGTAGAAGCGCTCGATGCTGAAGAAATCAAAGAATTTTGCGAAAGTGCTAGTTATGAATGGGAAATTGTTCCAGAAAACAGCGATTTGATCATTCCTCCAGAACTGAACGTGGAAGAAACCGACTGGCAAGTCGATGATCAAAATGAGGATACTAGTGAGGACAGCTTCGGCTCTAAAGTAGCACCACAAGAACCAGAATTGTCTGATTCGGAACTAGACAGAATTCGTCGCAAGCTAGAAGGTTTATTGTAGTTAGTCATTGGTCATTAGTCAGTGGTCATTAGTTAGTGGTTATTACTGATAAATAACTGACCCTTAGGGTGAGGCTCGTTCCGACGCTCCTTCTTTCAAGGGGAAACGCTACGCTTTCCGTCACTAACGCTAACGCTACTCATGGGGTGTCACTGGGTTGGGCGGCTCTGGCGACAGCCGCGCGCGACCGTGCTGGCTCACAACTGACAACTGACAACTGACAACTGACAAATGACAAAGGATAAAGGATAAATGGCAAATTTACAGGAACGCGGGCATCTTTTGACCGAACAAGTAAATCCTAACAGTCTGAACTTAGACCAGCTCAGTTCTAGTGAATTAGTAGAACTGTTCAATAGCGAAGACTTGAAGGCAGTTGAGGCGGTAGCTGCGGCTAAAATTCAGTTAGCCCAAGCCATTGACCGAACTGCTGAGCGTTTGCGTCAAGGCGGACGCTTGTTTTATGTTGGTGCTGGCACAAGTGGCAGATTAGGGGTGTTAGATGCAGCAGAATGTCCGCCTACTTTTTGCACGCCACCAGAATTAGTACAGGGAATTATTGCTGGTGGTGCTGGCGCACTGGTACGCAGTTCTGAAGATTTAGAAGACCGTGCTGAAGATGGAGAAGCAGCGATCGCTACTAGACATGTTACACAACTAGATGTGGTGGTGGGCATTACCGCTGGCGGTACTACACCTTTTGTTTACGGCGCACTGAATGCCGCCCGTCAAAGGGGAGCCATAACTATATTTATCGCCTGTGTTCCTGCCACACAAGTTCAGTTTGAGGCTGATATTGATATTCGTCTGTTGACTGGGCCAGAGGTGATAGCTGGTTCAACTCGCTTGAAAGCTGGTACAGCAACAAAGTTAACTTTAAATATCCTGTCTACCGGGGTGATGGTAAAACTGGGCAAAGTTTATGGCAATCGCATGGTGGATGTAGCCGTAACAAATCAAAAATTGCGCGATCGCGCTTTGCGAATCTTGCAAGACCTCACAGGTTTAAGTCGTGAAGCCGCTGGTTTTATACTAGAACGTAGTGGTAAGTGGGTCAAGCTGGCGCTGTTGATGCATTGGACTGGTTTGGAAAAAGACGCAGGCGATCGACTGCTAACAGAACACCAAGGAAATCTCCGAGAAGCTGTTGAGAGCTACAAAAACAACAACCAACCCTAACCATTCTAGGACTGACGCAGCTAGTACATCGCGGCGGAAATAGAGCAACCATTTAAAATCCCTAAAAAGCCCATTCCATAATACTTTTGACTTTTGACTTTTGACTTTTGACTTCCGCCTTGCGGTACTAGATTGTTAAACCCCGTCCTTAAGGATGGGGTCTTTTTCTCGTTTCCGATGCGTAAGTCCTATAAAAAGCCCTATACTTGTCGCGCTTTTTTATCTTAAAAAATCATTAATAAATTGTTTTTTATTATTACTAATATATTAGTGAATCTTAGCAAAAAATATCAAGATATGAATATACAAATCAAATTTTAATTGAAGGTTTATCTCATATAGATGTACAATACAAATAAATGCCGATGGCTCAGTCTAGCCCTACCTTCACAAACAGCTGCCTGTATCCAAATGCTGGCATTCTGTAGCAAGTTAACGTGCAGTAGGGATAGATAAAAGCAGTATCTCTGTAGGCAAAGGGAATATCTCGTAAAACCGACTCTGACAAAAGTTGAAAGCTCACGGCGTTAATCTTTGGAATCTGCACAATTAACACGATTTGAGTATATTTACACCAAGTGATACCAATTCTATTTGAGGTTGCGCTTGATTCATGTAGGGGTAATTTATGAATTACCCTGCATAGCATGTTGTTTTGCGTAAGTCCTATCAGCGCATCTTCAAAAATAAATGGTATTGAATCATACCATTTAAGCCGTTCAACATAAAAGTTGCATATTTAATCATGTTGACTGTTTGCTGATAACTGATAAATGTTAACAGCTAACAATTTTAATGATTGATTGTGCAATTTAGCAGGACTTACGCAACTGGCACACATGTTTTCTGCAATGGCAGTCAATAGTCCAGAGTCAATAGTCTTTAATCAAGGTTTTTTGGACTATTGACTTTTGACCCAGTACTGCCCAAACGAAAAAAATATGACAATGCGCGTAAGTCCAATTTAGATATTTTAGCTGATTACAAAGCTAAAACATCAGCATACTTAAAGTCGTTCGGGCTTGGTAAAAAATGTGATTCAACGTCGATTATTTGATGAATCATTGCCAATTTACCCATCAACTTTTCCACATTTAAAATCTAGAGGACTCAATGACTATCACTACTGGCGGCAAGGCAAAAAATGCATATAAACGCCTTGAACAAGAAGCACATTTGTCAGGAAAAATCCAGTTAAAAAGTGGTATCAAAAGTGAAGATACCAACAAAAAAGAGCCTATGGCTGACAGTTCCATAATCGATGCCTCAAATCGTGGTCGAGTAGCTATTTTTATTGATGGTGTAAACTTGTTTCATGCAGCTTTGCAGCTTGGCATTGAAATCGACTATCTGAAATTGCTTTGTCGATTAACTGCCGATTCAAGGCTGTTGCGTGCTTTCTTCTACACAACAGTAGATATTTCACGGCAAAGTGCTACACGTCCACGTCCCAATGAAAAGCAACAAGGTTTTCTATTTTGGATGCGTCGGAATGGTTATCGTGTAGTTACCAAAGAAGTTCAACTGACAGATAATTGCAAAAAACCCAATTTGAATGTAGAGATTGCCGTCGATATGATCACCCTAGCTCCCCACTACGATACTGCAGTTTTAGTCAGTGGGGATGGAGATTTAGCTTATGCTGTTCATGCTGTCACAAGCATTGGAGCTAGGGTTGAAGTCGTGAGTCTACGGACAATGACCAGCGACAGTTTGATTGATGTTGCTGATTACTACCTTGACATCGATAGCATTAAGCATCACATCCAAAAGGATTCTTACCCAGGCTACAATTATCGAACACTGTCTAATTCCA
Above is a window of Nostoc sp. UHCC 0702 DNA encoding:
- a CDS encoding DUF3110 domain-containing protein yields the protein MRVFVLIFNAHTENEGIHTVRVGDRNKILMFESEDDALRYALMLEAQDFPTPTVEALDAEEIKEFCESASYEWEIVPENSDLIIPPELNVEETDWQVDDQNEDTSEDSFGSKVAPQEPELSDSELDRIRRKLEGLL
- the murQ gene encoding N-acetylmuramic acid 6-phosphate etherase; the protein is MANLQERGHLLTEQVNPNSLNLDQLSSSELVELFNSEDLKAVEAVAAAKIQLAQAIDRTAERLRQGGRLFYVGAGTSGRLGVLDAAECPPTFCTPPELVQGIIAGGAGALVRSSEDLEDRAEDGEAAIATRHVTQLDVVVGITAGGTTPFVYGALNAARQRGAITIFIACVPATQVQFEADIDIRLLTGPEVIAGSTRLKAGTATKLTLNILSTGVMVKLGKVYGNRMVDVAVTNQKLRDRALRILQDLTGLSREAAGFILERSGKWVKLALLMHWTGLEKDAGDRLLTEHQGNLREAVESYKNNNQP
- a CDS encoding NYN domain-containing protein; protein product: MTITTGGKAKNAYKRLEQEAHLSGKIQLKSGIKSEDTNKKEPMADSSIIDASNRGRVAIFIDGVNLFHAALQLGIEIDYLKLLCRLTADSRLLRAFFYTTVDISRQSATRPRPNEKQQGFLFWMRRNGYRVVTKEVQLTDNCKKPNLNVEIAVDMITLAPHYDTAVLVSGDGDLAYAVHAVTSIGARVEVVSLRTMTSDSLIDVADYYLDIDSIKHHIQKDSYPGYNYRTLSNSNL